Proteins found in one Balneola sp. genomic segment:
- a CDS encoding MBL fold metallo-hydrolase produces MKYGGNTTCLQIEADSIPDLLIVDCGTGLRNLGNKLTESGNGSKGRIFITHPHWDHLQGFPFFKPFYELDNWFRVYLPPQDEVGCKEILQGHMSNTFFPVTIDMLEADMDCETFYPGKLEFEGYSVDYIWAKHTVSAAMFKFEIGGKVIVFAPDNELPIDTSSESLSFIETFKEFVKGVDVLIHDAQFNLEQHKERKGWGHSCWENVLEITKGLDIGKLILTHHDPDSTDDYLSELEDKLKKEYKSNYQEISLAKEGQIIQLPL; encoded by the coding sequence ATGAAATATGGTGGTAATACTACCTGTCTTCAAATTGAAGCTGATAGTATACCTGATCTTTTGATTGTTGATTGCGGAACTGGTTTGAGAAATCTCGGTAATAAATTAACCGAAAGTGGTAATGGCAGTAAAGGCAGGATATTCATCACACATCCACATTGGGATCACCTGCAAGGCTTTCCTTTTTTTAAACCTTTCTATGAACTAGATAATTGGTTCAGGGTTTACTTACCTCCACAAGATGAAGTTGGCTGTAAAGAAATTTTACAGGGTCATATGTCCAATACTTTTTTCCCTGTCACTATCGATATGTTAGAGGCAGATATGGATTGCGAAACTTTTTATCCTGGAAAGCTAGAGTTTGAGGGTTATTCAGTTGATTACATCTGGGCTAAGCATACAGTAAGTGCAGCAATGTTTAAGTTTGAAATTGGGGGTAAGGTCATTGTATTTGCTCCTGATAATGAATTGCCAATCGATACTTCTTCAGAGTCACTTTCTTTTATAGAGACGTTTAAAGAATTTGTGAAAGGGGTGGATGTACTAATACATGACGCACAATTTAATTTAGAGCAGCATAAGGAAAGAAAAGGGTGGGGGCATTCCTGTTGGGAAAATGTGCTTGAGATAACAAAAGGATTGGATATCGGTAAGTTAATTCTAACTCATCACGACCCTGATAGTACTGATGACTATTTATCTGAGCTTGAGGACAAATTAAAGAAAGAGTACAAATCAAATTATCAGGAAATCAGTCTCGCAAAAGAAGGTCAAATAATACAATTACCCTTATAG
- the pdxH gene encoding pyridoxamine 5'-phosphate oxidase — MNPISKFEEWYKEELFKSSVQIPSACCLSTIGLDGYPNARFVSLKAVYEGNFIITGPTNSSKGLELKAIPKASLTFWWTETERQVRIQGDVEPLEADIAGRFFEERNFDSKVVSVVSEQSSPVSDTNQLIEQFNSKREELKGTEVPVPEHWGGFKINPLKIEFLEFSESRFHDRTLFTMDSQNWVIKKLQP, encoded by the coding sequence ATGAACCCTATTTCAAAATTTGAGGAGTGGTATAAAGAGGAACTCTTCAAAAGCTCGGTACAAATCCCATCGGCTTGCTGCCTTTCAACAATAGGATTGGATGGATACCCAAATGCTCGCTTTGTATCTCTAAAAGCTGTTTATGAGGGTAATTTCATTATAACCGGACCTACTAATTCTTCAAAAGGGCTAGAACTGAAAGCTATACCAAAAGCCTCTCTTACATTTTGGTGGACTGAAACTGAACGGCAGGTCCGAATACAAGGAGACGTTGAACCATTGGAAGCTGATATAGCGGGACGCTTTTTTGAAGAGCGAAATTTTGACTCCAAAGTAGTTAGTGTTGTATCGGAGCAAAGTTCTCCTGTTTCGGATACTAATCAACTTATTGAACAATTCAATTCTAAAAGAGAAGAGCTAAAAGGCACTGAAGTTCCAGTACCGGAACATTGGGGTGGTTTTAAAATTAATCCCCTTAAAATTGAGTTCCTTGAATTTAGTGAATCCAGATTTCATGATCGAACCTTGTTTACGATGGATAGTCAAAACTGGGTGATAAAAAAACTTCAACCTTAG
- a CDS encoding DUF349 domain-containing protein: MEQENPEKENLKEDAVDPTAENEQISEEPVESSDTIAEEDSEDSTEEKQVEAETNTEEQVATRTEDSSEEVLENQSKEEATSEIESSEENESETPVEEGASEFYTDILKKAEEFISQDDWAFVSNELANLALHIEEGPDPNMDDAKEAVKKFTSLREEFETRKKAHYEELNKKKAENLEKKKALIKEFSDIINGEKWTATKEVGQIRNKWESIKVLPQGEVEALNERFDSLLEEFESHKVDRLVKKLQKEEENLTLKLVILEKMDALNAKIDDSADFDSLNKEFHDLLLQWRKVGRVPVEKNQHIWDHFNEAQDAFSQLRLKHDSEYRKAVEKSLEKKQKLIKEAEALIDEKDLAIAARKVNKLHNQWKKTGNLPQKEENELWDKFKHATDAFNEKKSDNIEVLRGQEQENLDKKLSLIEKAISIQDMESFEEGHQAMQQLMDQWKAIGPVPRKKSSKIWKQFKSAMDGFYDKRREYFKDVRKDQKENLTLKNELLAKLKELSESDDAALAVEEAKKIQVEFKKVGHVPLKFKNKIWKQYREVCDIIYERYRSSGADLGMERKLASQGIDPANRKEIIKYQKQLDPLLKEISRLEAELIQYQEATTYFKPSNKSNKLLDDLHLKINKTETEISEKKTQASQLRTKIGALKSSGTEE; the protein is encoded by the coding sequence CTGGAGCAAGAAAACCCGGAAAAAGAAAATTTAAAAGAGGATGCGGTTGATCCTACCGCCGAAAACGAGCAAATATCGGAAGAGCCTGTTGAGAGTTCTGATACAATAGCTGAAGAAGATTCTGAAGATAGTACAGAAGAGAAGCAGGTAGAAGCGGAGACAAATACCGAAGAACAGGTTGCGACTAGAACAGAAGATTCCAGTGAAGAGGTACTTGAAAATCAATCCAAAGAAGAAGCTACTTCTGAAATAGAAAGTTCAGAAGAAAATGAATCAGAAACTCCAGTAGAAGAAGGTGCATCTGAATTTTATACTGACATTCTAAAAAAAGCAGAAGAATTCATAAGTCAGGATGACTGGGCATTTGTTTCAAATGAGTTGGCAAATCTTGCACTTCATATTGAAGAAGGGCCTGATCCAAATATGGACGATGCCAAAGAAGCCGTAAAGAAGTTCACTTCTCTACGCGAAGAATTCGAAACCAGAAAAAAAGCTCACTATGAGGAGCTCAATAAAAAGAAGGCAGAAAATCTTGAGAAGAAAAAAGCCCTTATAAAGGAGTTTTCTGACATCATCAATGGAGAGAAGTGGACGGCTACCAAAGAGGTAGGGCAGATTAGAAATAAATGGGAGTCTATAAAAGTTCTCCCTCAAGGAGAAGTTGAAGCACTAAATGAACGCTTTGATTCGCTTTTGGAAGAATTTGAAAGCCACAAAGTAGACCGCTTGGTTAAAAAGCTTCAAAAAGAGGAAGAGAATCTGACATTGAAGCTTGTGATACTTGAAAAGATGGATGCACTCAATGCAAAAATTGATGATAGTGCTGACTTCGATTCTTTAAATAAGGAGTTTCATGATTTGCTTCTCCAATGGAGGAAAGTAGGTCGAGTGCCAGTTGAAAAAAACCAGCATATCTGGGATCATTTTAATGAGGCTCAGGACGCCTTTAGTCAACTAAGATTAAAGCACGATAGCGAGTATCGAAAAGCAGTAGAAAAGTCTTTAGAGAAAAAGCAGAAGCTCATAAAAGAAGCAGAAGCTTTAATCGATGAGAAAGACCTGGCCATTGCTGCACGAAAAGTAAACAAGCTCCATAACCAATGGAAGAAAACCGGCAATCTCCCCCAGAAAGAGGAGAATGAGCTTTGGGATAAATTCAAACATGCTACCGATGCTTTTAATGAGAAGAAATCAGATAACATTGAGGTTTTAAGAGGTCAGGAACAAGAGAACCTTGACAAGAAACTTAGTCTGATTGAAAAAGCAATATCGATTCAGGATATGGAAAGTTTTGAAGAAGGCCATCAAGCTATGCAGCAATTAATGGATCAGTGGAAGGCTATAGGTCCTGTGCCGCGCAAAAAATCATCCAAGATCTGGAAACAGTTTAAAAGTGCTATGGATGGTTTTTATGATAAAAGAAGAGAGTACTTCAAAGACGTGAGGAAAGATCAAAAGGAAAACTTAACTCTAAAGAACGAGCTACTAGCTAAGCTCAAAGAGTTGTCGGAAAGTGATGATGCAGCCTTAGCTGTAGAAGAAGCGAAGAAAATTCAGGTCGAGTTTAAAAAAGTGGGGCATGTTCCACTGAAATTCAAAAATAAAATCTGGAAACAATATCGGGAGGTTTGTGATATCATTTATGAGCGATACCGATCATCGGGCGCAGATTTAGGAATGGAGCGAAAACTGGCATCACAAGGAATTGATCCCGCAAACAGAAAAGAGATTATTAAGTATCAGAAACAATTGGATCCTCTTTTAAAAGAAATTTCCAGACTTGAAGCCGAACTTATTCAATATCAGGAGGCTACTACTTATTTCAAGCCGTCTAATAAAAGCAATAAGTTATTGGATGACCTTCACCTGAAGATCAATAAGACCGAAACTGAAATATCTGAAAAGAAAACACAGGCAAGTCAGTTGAGGACGAAAATAGGTGCGCTAAAGTCTTCTGGTACTGAGGAATAA
- a CDS encoding glycosyltransferase, whose protein sequence is MERKLILFVKNPEFGKVKTRLAKTIGKEKALDVYQSLIRYTKKIAEPLSVEKEVWYSNFIENKDIWDEAGFQKRLQRGNDLGNRMSFALSQSVTNGGSKRVVIIGSDCAELDTDTIESAFDLLEKYSLVVGPAKDGGYYLIGMNQFYPELFEEIEWSTENVLEQTLSKAKTAEISYFLLKELNDVDTKEDWVLVKDKL, encoded by the coding sequence GTGGAAAGGAAGCTTATTCTTTTTGTTAAGAACCCTGAATTCGGAAAAGTAAAAACCAGACTAGCCAAGACTATTGGAAAAGAAAAAGCTCTTGATGTCTACCAATCACTAATTCGGTATACCAAAAAAATTGCGGAACCCTTATCTGTAGAAAAAGAAGTTTGGTATTCCAACTTTATCGAGAATAAGGATATATGGGATGAGGCAGGATTTCAAAAAAGATTACAAAGAGGAAATGACCTGGGAAACAGGATGAGTTTTGCGTTAAGTCAAAGTGTTACCAATGGCGGCTCAAAAAGGGTGGTTATAATTGGGAGTGATTGCGCTGAACTTGATACTGATACGATTGAAAGTGCTTTCGATCTGCTAGAAAAGTACTCACTCGTAGTCGGTCCTGCGAAAGATGGAGGTTATTATCTGATTGGCATGAATCAATTTTATCCTGAATTATTTGAAGAGATCGAATGGAGTACTGAAAACGTGTTGGAGCAAACGTTGTCAAAAGCAAAGACTGCCGAAATCAGTTACTTTTTGTTAAAAGAATTGAACGATGTAGATACAAAAGAAGATTGGGTGTTAGTGAAAGATAAATTATAG
- a CDS encoding MATE family efflux transporter, producing the protein MNKQILRLAVPNVISNLSVPLLGVIDTAVVGHLEHIYYLGAIAVGSIIFDFIFWGFGFLRMGTTGLVAQAFGAGDERETRILLIRVLSVAAIASVLILLLQYPLIEISLLIVNASPEVEAYTRLYYHIRIFAAPATLALFSINGWFLGMQNSTYPMIITIVLNICNIGLNLLFVFQFGMNVDGVAWGSLVASYIGLLLAILLYKKKYSTLSLSVNILEIFKTNELYKFFSVNRDIFIRTLCLIFSYAFFTAKSAESGDIVLAANTILLQLWYISAYGIDGFAFAAESLVGRFTGAGDTKKLNQSIKYSILWGLGIGIASTLVYALFGKGIITLFTDKSEVIQAATIVLTWTIIAPLINSICFIWDGVYIGATETVIMRNSMLIATILCFLPAYYIAEPLIGGHALWFAMTFFMLVRGVTLTAWAPKRIFLPSITNPYLKQ; encoded by the coding sequence TTGAATAAGCAGATTTTAAGACTGGCTGTACCAAACGTCATCAGCAATCTGTCTGTCCCTCTTTTGGGGGTTATCGATACCGCAGTAGTTGGCCATTTAGAACACATTTACTATTTGGGAGCTATCGCAGTTGGTAGTATCATATTTGATTTTATTTTTTGGGGCTTTGGATTTCTTAGAATGGGGACCACTGGTTTGGTAGCTCAGGCATTTGGTGCTGGTGACGAACGGGAAACTCGTATTTTGTTAATAAGGGTGTTGTCAGTCGCGGCTATAGCCAGTGTATTAATCCTCTTATTACAATATCCCCTAATAGAAATTTCGCTTTTAATAGTGAATGCAAGTCCGGAAGTAGAAGCTTATACCCGCTTGTATTACCACATCAGGATTTTTGCAGCGCCTGCTACGCTAGCCTTATTCAGTATCAATGGCTGGTTCCTGGGTATGCAAAACTCAACGTATCCAATGATAATCACCATAGTGCTTAACATCTGCAATATTGGGCTAAACCTGTTGTTCGTATTCCAGTTTGGGATGAATGTGGATGGGGTGGCATGGGGAAGTTTAGTTGCCAGTTATATAGGATTATTACTGGCCATTCTACTGTACAAGAAAAAATATTCAACCCTTAGTTTGAGCGTGAACATTTTAGAAATATTTAAAACGAATGAACTGTATAAGTTCTTCTCAGTTAACAGGGATATTTTTATCCGGACTTTATGTCTCATTTTCTCTTATGCGTTCTTCACAGCTAAGTCCGCAGAGTCAGGTGATATTGTCCTGGCAGCCAATACTATCCTCCTTCAGTTATGGTATATTAGTGCTTATGGAATAGATGGATTCGCTTTTGCAGCGGAAAGTCTGGTTGGAAGATTTACAGGGGCAGGGGATACTAAAAAACTAAATCAGTCTATTAAATACAGTATCCTTTGGGGGCTTGGAATAGGAATTGCTTCTACATTGGTTTATGCACTTTTTGGAAAAGGTATTATTACCCTGTTTACGGACAAATCAGAGGTGATTCAAGCCGCAACGATTGTATTAACATGGACAATTATAGCTCCATTAATCAATAGTATCTGTTTCATATGGGATGGAGTTTATATTGGAGCTACCGAAACAGTTATTATGCGTAATTCAATGTTGATTGCAACAATACTTTGTTTCCTTCCGGCATATTATATAGCTGAGCCACTTATAGGAGGGCATGCACTTTGGTTTGCTATGACTTTTTTCATGTTAGTGAGAGGAGTTACGCTTACTGCTTGGGCTCCTAAACGAATTTTCTTACCATCTATAACAAATCCATATCTGAAGCAATGA
- a CDS encoding pyridoxal phosphate-dependent aminotransferase: MISQRAQNVQPSATLKVTGRAKELRREGKSIVSLSAGEPDFKTPAYICEAAIKAINEGQHGYTMNPGTPELREAISAKLKRDNEFDYDPSQIICSNGAKQSVGFAILATINKGDEVIIPAPYWVSYPEMVRLAEGTAITVRTSFENDFRLTPTQLEQAITDKTRLLILCSPSNPTGSCYSKEDLEGLAAVLRKYPDVQVLSDEIYEYIVFEGEHVSILNVAPDLKDRVIVVNGFSKGFAMTGWRLGYLAAHTDIVKAVSKIQSQETSAPSSISQAAGLAAYTNDLSEVFAMRNEFKKRRDFMVSSLNAIDGVSCFTPGGAFYVFPDISAYLGTATPGGEQISTSTELCMYLLDEYGLACVPGDAFGEPNGLRMSYAASMEELEEAMKRFKQGLATLK, encoded by the coding sequence ATGATCTCACAAAGAGCACAAAATGTTCAGCCGTCAGCTACTCTAAAAGTAACAGGACGAGCTAAAGAACTCCGCAGAGAAGGAAAATCAATTGTATCTCTTAGCGCTGGTGAACCGGATTTTAAAACCCCTGCTTACATTTGCGAAGCAGCTATAAAAGCTATTAATGAAGGCCAGCATGGTTATACCATGAATCCCGGTACTCCTGAGCTTAGGGAGGCAATTTCTGCTAAACTTAAACGAGATAATGAGTTTGATTATGATCCTTCTCAAATAATCTGCTCTAACGGGGCCAAGCAATCAGTAGGATTTGCAATACTTGCAACCATAAACAAAGGAGATGAAGTAATAATACCTGCTCCTTACTGGGTTTCATACCCCGAAATGGTTCGGCTGGCAGAAGGTACTGCAATAACTGTTCGTACCTCTTTTGAGAACGATTTCAGACTTACTCCAACGCAATTAGAGCAAGCAATAACTGATAAAACCCGGTTACTAATTCTTTGCTCGCCCTCAAACCCTACAGGCTCCTGTTATAGCAAAGAGGATTTAGAAGGCTTGGCAGCTGTATTAAGAAAATACCCTGACGTTCAGGTTCTCTCTGACGAGATTTATGAATACATCGTATTTGAAGGTGAGCATGTAAGCATTCTGAATGTTGCCCCGGATTTGAAGGATCGGGTAATCGTAGTGAATGGATTCTCTAAAGGTTTTGCAATGACAGGATGGAGGCTTGGCTATTTAGCTGCACATACTGATATAGTAAAAGCAGTATCCAAAATTCAAAGCCAGGAAACTTCCGCTCCATCTTCTATTTCTCAGGCAGCAGGACTTGCTGCATATACCAATGACCTATCTGAAGTGTTTGCAATGCGGAATGAATTCAAAAAGCGCAGGGATTTTATGGTAAGTTCTTTAAATGCTATTGATGGTGTAAGTTGCTTCACTCCTGGTGGTGCCTTTTATGTATTCCCGGATATCTCAGCATACCTAGGCACAGCTACACCTGGTGGAGAACAAATTTCTACTTCAACCGAGTTATGTATGTACCTGCTAGATGAGTATGGATTGGCTTGTGTACCCGGAGATGCATTCGGCGAACCAAATGGACTCAGAATGAGCTATGCTGCCTCTATGGAAGAACTTGAGGAAGCAATGAAAAGATTTAAACAAGGATTGGCTACTCTTAAGTAA
- a CDS encoding zinc ribbon domain-containing protein → MPTYEYKREDGTTFDIIQKMSDDPLTTCPTTGQKVRRVVSGGGGVVYKGEGWYVTDYKNGGKKEASEKTTTEKASDSSEKNSSTSTEKSSKNDSSE, encoded by the coding sequence ATGCCCACTTACGAGTACAAACGAGAAGACGGTACTACTTTTGACATCATTCAAAAAATGAGTGACGATCCTTTAACCACTTGCCCCACAACAGGGCAAAAAGTTCGGCGTGTTGTATCAGGTGGAGGCGGTGTGGTTTACAAGGGCGAAGGATGGTATGTGACTGATTATAAAAATGGAGGAAAAAAAGAAGCCTCAGAAAAAACAACCACTGAAAAAGCTTCTGACTCATCCGAAAAAAACTCTTCAACTTCTACCGAAAAATCTTCCAAAAACGATTCCTCAGAATAA
- a CDS encoding pantetheine-phosphate adenylyltransferase: MKHIALYPGSFDPITFGHLDILERATNLFDKVIVTVAVNKEKNAVFSGDERLALIHECLADKEWAQNIEVGKFTGLLVNHAQKLNANTLIRGVRQISDFEYEFRMALTNKRLAPTVDTVFLMPDEHFTFISASLVKEVAYWGGDLSSFVPENVSEALKNKFGNK; this comes from the coding sequence ATGAAACACATCGCGTTATACCCTGGCTCATTCGATCCAATTACTTTTGGTCACCTCGATATCCTGGAGCGTGCAACTAACCTTTTTGACAAGGTCATTGTTACTGTAGCAGTAAATAAGGAAAAAAATGCTGTCTTTTCTGGAGACGAACGATTGGCATTAATACACGAGTGCCTGGCTGATAAGGAATGGGCACAAAATATTGAAGTAGGCAAGTTTACCGGACTCCTTGTAAACCATGCTCAAAAATTGAATGCAAATACTCTGATCAGAGGTGTGCGACAGATTTCGGATTTCGAATATGAATTTAGAATGGCGCTCACGAACAAGCGCCTCGCTCCCACAGTTGATACTGTTTTTTTAATGCCGGATGAGCATTTCACTTTCATCTCCGCTTCCCTTGTGAAAGAGGTTGCTTACTGGGGTGGAGATCTATCATCGTTTGTCCCCGAAAATGTGTCCGAAGCACTTAAAAATAAATTCGGAAATAAATAA
- a CDS encoding glycosyltransferase, producing MLSIIIPAYNEEESLPQLLSYLTSCCKKTGVKFEILVVDGGSTDQTNKKALKEGALVIFSSKRGRAKQMNLGSKQAKGEILYFLHADSYPPETFAQDITKATKEGSAAGCFRLAFDDQNPLLAFYAWFTRFDINIFRFGDQSLFVEKKAFEEAGGFDEQLVVMEDQEIVSRLKSKYKFSILPKNVKTSARKYRQVGVIKLQLIFTAILTGYYLGLSQDKLVNFYKRMVE from the coding sequence ATGCTCAGTATTATTATCCCTGCGTATAACGAAGAAGAATCGCTGCCCCAATTACTAAGCTACCTAACGAGTTGTTGTAAGAAAACCGGGGTAAAATTTGAAATACTTGTAGTAGATGGAGGGAGTACTGATCAAACGAATAAAAAGGCGTTAAAAGAAGGAGCGTTAGTAATTTTTAGCTCAAAACGAGGGAGAGCCAAACAAATGAATCTTGGCTCAAAACAGGCCAAGGGAGAAATTCTATATTTTTTACACGCTGATTCCTATCCGCCGGAAACCTTTGCTCAGGATATTACAAAAGCAACAAAAGAGGGTTCGGCAGCGGGGTGTTTTCGTTTAGCTTTTGATGATCAGAATCCATTATTGGCTTTTTATGCCTGGTTCACCCGTTTTGATATCAACATCTTTCGGTTTGGCGATCAGAGTCTTTTTGTAGAAAAAAAAGCTTTTGAAGAAGCAGGAGGATTTGATGAGCAACTTGTAGTGATGGAAGATCAGGAGATTGTGTCTCGCCTTAAATCGAAATATAAATTCAGTATTCTCCCAAAAAATGTAAAAACTTCAGCTCGAAAGTATCGGCAAGTTGGAGTTATTAAGCTTCAACTGATTTTTACTGCAATCTTAACTGGTTATTACTTAGGCCTTTCGCAGGATAAATTAGTGAACTTTTATAAGCGTATGGTTGAATAG
- the rsmD gene encoding 16S rRNA (guanine(966)-N(2))-methyltransferase RsmD codes for MRIITGKLKGRRFEIPKGMDVRPTTDRTRESIFNKIEAYKYIDGSVVLDLFGGSGSLGFEAISRGAKSVSYVDIEARNIQLIEKTALEFGIEAQVRTTISDVQRFLNGNPIPYDFIFCDPPYNYPWMDEMINQILDNSWLGEEGWFILEHDKYHNYKDHPHCFFSKAYGRTTVSIFEKHPVDSEKNQL; via the coding sequence ATGAGGATCATAACAGGTAAACTTAAAGGGAGGCGATTCGAAATTCCGAAAGGAATGGACGTAAGACCTACTACTGACCGAACAAGAGAAAGTATCTTTAATAAGATTGAAGCTTATAAATACATTGATGGTTCGGTAGTTCTGGATTTATTTGGAGGTTCAGGGAGCCTTGGCTTTGAAGCTATTTCAAGAGGAGCGAAAAGTGTTAGTTATGTAGATATTGAAGCAAGAAATATCCAGCTCATAGAGAAGACTGCTCTCGAATTTGGTATAGAAGCTCAGGTAAGAACTACAATATCAGATGTACAACGGTTTTTAAATGGGAATCCTATTCCTTACGATTTCATCTTTTGCGATCCTCCCTACAACTATCCCTGGATGGATGAAATGATTAATCAGATTCTTGATAATAGCTGGCTAGGTGAGGAAGGCTGGTTTATTCTGGAACACGACAAGTACCATAATTATAAAGATCACCCACATTGTTTTTTTAGTAAGGCCTATGGACGTACTACCGTTAGTATTTTTGAAAAGCATCCGGTAGATTCAGAAAAAAATCAGCTATGA
- a CDS encoding histidine phosphatase family protein, with the protein MKFILLLRHAKSSWSDPSLDDFDRPLAGRGIKDAPRMGKYLKKSGYKPDYIVSSPAARAVQTTRLCTEAMKLDESIIRWDEDLYFESVLNYIEAVQSAPENADTMMVVGHNPLMEATATALSGGRDTTAFRIPTAGLVCLESYAVRWQDIKPGTCQVKWMMIPKVLREIID; encoded by the coding sequence ATGAAATTTATCTTATTACTCAGACATGCAAAATCGAGTTGGAGTGACCCGAGCCTGGATGATTTTGATCGACCTCTAGCAGGAAGGGGAATTAAGGATGCACCACGAATGGGGAAATACTTAAAAAAATCTGGTTATAAACCAGATTATATAGTCTCTTCTCCGGCTGCAAGGGCAGTACAAACAACCCGGCTATGTACCGAAGCAATGAAGCTTGATGAAAGTATTATTCGATGGGATGAAGATCTCTACTTCGAATCCGTATTAAATTACATTGAAGCCGTTCAGAGTGCACCAGAAAATGCAGATACTATGATGGTTGTTGGTCATAATCCGTTAATGGAAGCTACAGCAACTGCTTTAAGTGGGGGGCGTGATACTACTGCATTTCGAATTCCAACGGCAGGTCTTGTTTGCCTTGAAAGTTATGCGGTTCGCTGGCAGGATATTAAACCTGGGACATGCCAGGTGAAATGGATGATGATCCCAAAAGTATTAAGAGAAATTATTGACTAG
- a CDS encoding mechanosensitive ion channel family protein — protein MEEFDFDMENILGLVTEYGIALIKSIVVLVIGLWIVNMITKLVKRILSKSKVDESLSSFLSSLVSILLKVMVYITAIGLLGVPMTSFVAILGAAGLAVGLALSGTLQNFAGGVMILLFKPFKVGDFIDAQGYTGAVNAIQIFVTVLTTPDNKTIIIPNGPLATGSLTNFSTQETRRVDWTFGIGYGDDVDKAYEVLKRLISQDERIQSDPEPFMAVSELADSSVNIVVRVWVNAEDYWGVYFKMNEEVYKTFDKEGLNIPFPQTDVHLHKVD, from the coding sequence ATGGAAGAATTTGATTTCGATATGGAAAACATACTCGGTCTGGTTACAGAGTATGGGATAGCATTGATTAAGTCGATAGTAGTTCTCGTCATTGGTTTATGGATAGTAAATATGATCACCAAATTGGTGAAGAGAATATTGTCCAAAAGCAAAGTTGACGAATCGCTCAGTTCTTTTTTAAGTAGCTTGGTTTCGATCTTGCTGAAAGTAATGGTTTACATTACAGCAATTGGCTTGCTTGGTGTACCAATGACTTCTTTTGTTGCGATTCTTGGTGCTGCCGGTTTAGCGGTAGGTTTGGCACTATCTGGGACGCTTCAGAATTTTGCAGGGGGAGTAATGATTCTTCTGTTTAAACCTTTCAAAGTGGGCGACTTTATAGATGCCCAAGGGTACACCGGAGCAGTAAATGCTATACAAATATTTGTGACTGTTCTTACTACCCCTGATAATAAAACTATTATTATTCCAAACGGCCCATTGGCTACTGGGTCATTGACAAATTTTTCTACTCAAGAGACAAGAAGAGTAGATTGGACATTTGGTATTGGATATGGTGATGATGTAGACAAAGCATACGAAGTCTTAAAGCGCCTTATCTCTCAGGATGAACGCATTCAGTCAGATCCCGAACCATTTATGGCGGTTTCTGAACTGGCTGATAGTTCTGTAAACATCGTTGTTCGGGTTTGGGTAAATGCAGAAGATTATTGGGGAGTTTACTTCAAAATGAATGAGGAAGTTTATAAAACCTTTGATAAAGAAGGACTTAACATTCCTTTCCCACAAACCGATGTACATTTGCATAAGGTTGACTAA